The following proteins come from a genomic window of Lytechinus pictus isolate F3 Inbred chromosome 1, Lp3.0, whole genome shotgun sequence:
- the LOC129271704 gene encoding ubiquinol-cytochrome c reductase complex assembly factor 2-like has product MAASRYRKFLRLMEDWPADPSKRGRDLAVAIRERVAHGFRRGENSEINEKECDRMYDALNKIHTDFFREKYPRLKDSSATGTSVEICHMVMATDTITEMENMNKSRWQKIKESMPWSSAGPGVDKS; this is encoded by the exons ATGGCAGCATCTCGATACAGGAAATTTCTCCGCTTGATGGAAGATTGGCCTGCAGATCCATCAAAAAGGGGTAGAGATTTGGCAGTCGCAATTCGGGAAAGGGTCGCACATGGGTTCAGGAGAGGAGAAAACTCTGAG ATAAATGAGAAAGAATGTGACAGGATGTATGATGCCCTTAACAAGATCCACACAGATTTCTTCAGGGAAAAG TACCCACGACTAAAAGATTCATCAGCGACGGGAACCTCCGTAGAAATTTGCCATATGGTGATGGCTACAG ATACCATCACTGAAATGGAGAATATGAATAAGAGTAGATGGCAGAAGATCAAGGAGTCAATGCCCTGGAGTTCAGCAGGACCAGGGGTTGACAAAAGCTGA